The following coding sequences lie in one Arthrobacter sp. PGP41 genomic window:
- a CDS encoding P-II family nitrogen regulator produces the protein MKLITAIVRPEKLEAIREGLEAYGVQGLTVSAASGYGRQRGYTEVYRGAEYNVDLLPKIRVEVLATDEQADDILDVIIASSNTGRAGDGKVWTVDVSEAVRVRTGERGVAAI, from the coding sequence ATGAAACTGATTACTGCGATCGTCCGGCCGGAAAAGCTCGAGGCCATCCGTGAGGGGCTGGAGGCCTACGGCGTACAGGGCCTGACGGTCAGCGCGGCGAGCGGCTACGGCCGGCAGCGCGGCTACACCGAGGTCTACCGCGGCGCGGAGTACAACGTGGACCTGCTGCCGAAGATCCGGGTAGAGGTCCTCGCCACCGACGAGCAGGCAGACGACATCCTGGATGTCATCATCGCCAGCTCAAACACCGGCCGGGCGGGTGACGGCAAGGTATGGACCGTGGATGTCTCGGAGGCGGTGCGGGTCCGCACCGGTGAACGGGGCGTTGCGGCCATCTAG
- a CDS encoding glucose-6-phosphate dehydrogenase, with protein sequence MTSQPTVKTLLILGASGDLTGRLLLPGLARLAAKGHATDLRLVGAGSDPWTPEQWRERVHTSFEAAAGPAAPEGKGTLQALENETVYHQLDVTADGALASLLAALEGPTAVYFALPPKISQLACETLRPDQVPAGTRLVMEKPFGSSEESARSLNQTLVRLVPEDHIHRVDHFLGKATVLNILGLRFANNFLEPVWDRHHVEKVEIIFDEDLALEGRARYYDGAGALRDMIQSHLLQIMALMAIEPPASIGERDLRDAISTVLRASRVPEPYAGSTRRARYTAGELAGKEVPDYAREEGVDAARGTETLAEIQVNIDNWRWKGVPFILRSGKALGAKRKEAVVTFRPVPHLPQGFTGVDSPNKLRIGFGPDTLAFDVDVNGPGNIFSLGRITLDAELSASDLLPYGEVLEGVLAGDPLLSVRGDTAEECWRIVEPVLTAWRQDSVPLEEYDAGSAGPAGWPGTVPGD encoded by the coding sequence ATGACGAGCCAACCAACTGTGAAAACCCTCCTCATCCTCGGCGCTTCCGGCGACCTGACGGGCCGGCTGCTCCTGCCGGGCCTGGCGCGCCTGGCGGCTAAGGGCCACGCCACGGATCTGCGGCTCGTCGGTGCCGGGTCAGATCCCTGGACCCCTGAACAGTGGCGGGAAAGGGTTCACACCTCCTTCGAAGCGGCGGCCGGACCCGCAGCCCCCGAGGGAAAGGGCACCCTGCAGGCCCTTGAAAACGAGACGGTCTACCACCAGCTGGATGTCACCGCCGATGGCGCCTTGGCCTCGCTCCTTGCCGCGCTGGAAGGGCCCACCGCCGTCTATTTTGCCCTCCCGCCCAAAATCAGCCAGCTCGCCTGTGAAACGCTCAGGCCCGACCAGGTGCCGGCCGGCACGCGATTGGTGATGGAAAAGCCCTTCGGCTCAAGCGAGGAGTCTGCCCGGTCGCTCAACCAGACACTGGTCCGGCTGGTTCCGGAAGACCACATCCACCGGGTGGACCATTTCCTGGGCAAGGCCACCGTCCTGAACATCCTGGGGCTGCGGTTCGCCAACAACTTCCTGGAACCCGTCTGGGACCGCCACCACGTGGAAAAAGTGGAAATCATCTTTGACGAGGACCTCGCGCTGGAGGGACGCGCCCGCTATTACGACGGCGCCGGCGCGCTCCGGGACATGATCCAGAGCCACCTCCTGCAGATCATGGCGCTGATGGCCATCGAACCGCCGGCCAGCATCGGCGAACGGGACCTGCGCGACGCCATTTCAACAGTCCTGCGCGCCAGCAGGGTCCCGGAGCCCTACGCCGGTTCCACCCGCAGGGCACGCTACACGGCCGGTGAACTTGCTGGAAAAGAGGTCCCCGACTATGCCCGGGAGGAAGGTGTGGACGCGGCACGCGGCACTGAGACCCTGGCCGAGATCCAGGTGAACATCGACAACTGGCGCTGGAAGGGCGTCCCCTTTATTCTCCGTTCCGGCAAGGCTCTGGGCGCCAAGCGCAAGGAAGCCGTGGTCACGTTCCGCCCGGTGCCCCACCTTCCCCAGGGCTTCACCGGCGTTGACTCGCCGAACAAGCTGAGGATCGGCTTCGGACCGGACACCCTGGCATTCGACGTCGATGTCAATGGCCCCGGCAATATCTTCAGCCTGGGCCGCATCACCCTCGACGCAGAGCTGAGCGCTTCGGACCTCCTCCCCTACGGTGAAGTCCTGGAAGGCGTGCTCGCGGGCGATCCGTTGCTTTCCGTCCGCGGCGACACAGCTGAAGAATGCTGGCGCATTGTTGAGCCTGTGCTCACGGCCTGGCGGCAGGATTCCGTCCCGCTGGAAGAGTACGACGCCGGATCGGCCGGGCCCGCGGGCTGGCCGGGCACGGTGCCTGGAGACTAA
- a CDS encoding MFS transporter, which yields MTAEPRVSRATARILSLLRPGRQKLPRDIKVMLAAAFLIALGFGLVAPVLPQFATTFGVGNTEASVIVAIFAFMRLVFAPAGGALIGRVGERPVYVMGLLIVAASTAACAFAQDYWQLLLFRGLGGAGSVMFTVASMALVVRLAPPESRGRVSGAYASAFLIGNVCGPIVGGLLAGFGLRVPFLAYAAALVMAAVVVQTQLSHQRRGGGDGQERAPDMSLGEALAMGTYRTALLSSFVNGWATFGVRMATVPLFAVAALGAGPEAAGFALAVFAAGNAAALTFSGRLADTLGRKPMMIAGLIVAGAATAAIGFTSGLGWFLAASALAGAGSGLFGPAQQAAVADVIGNGRSGGKVLAAYQMTSDVGAIVGPVLAGVLADRLGYGWAFGVTGGIMLVTAAGWAATRETLRTARP from the coding sequence ATGACGGCCGAACCCCGCGTGAGCCGCGCCACAGCGCGGATTCTCTCCCTGTTGCGTCCGGGCAGGCAAAAGCTGCCGCGCGACATCAAGGTGATGCTGGCCGCGGCCTTCCTTATTGCCCTTGGATTCGGTCTTGTTGCGCCCGTGTTGCCACAGTTCGCCACAACCTTCGGCGTGGGAAATACCGAGGCCTCGGTGATCGTGGCGATCTTCGCGTTCATGCGGCTGGTCTTCGCGCCGGCGGGCGGTGCACTGATCGGCCGGGTCGGCGAACGGCCCGTCTATGTCATGGGCCTGCTGATCGTGGCCGCCTCCACGGCTGCCTGCGCCTTCGCCCAGGACTATTGGCAGCTCCTGCTCTTCCGCGGGCTTGGCGGGGCCGGATCGGTGATGTTCACGGTCGCTTCGATGGCGCTGGTGGTGCGGCTTGCGCCGCCCGAGAGCAGGGGCCGCGTTTCCGGCGCCTATGCGTCGGCCTTCCTCATCGGCAATGTGTGCGGGCCGATCGTCGGCGGGCTGCTGGCCGGCTTTGGCCTGCGCGTGCCCTTCCTGGCGTACGCGGCCGCGCTGGTGATGGCCGCCGTCGTGGTTCAGACACAGCTAAGCCACCAGCGCCGGGGCGGCGGGGACGGGCAGGAGCGCGCACCGGACATGTCCCTGGGCGAAGCGCTTGCCATGGGCACCTACCGGACCGCCCTGCTGTCCAGCTTCGTGAACGGCTGGGCCACTTTTGGCGTCCGGATGGCCACTGTTCCGCTGTTCGCGGTTGCGGCCCTCGGAGCGGGACCCGAGGCAGCCGGGTTTGCACTGGCGGTGTTTGCCGCCGGGAACGCCGCAGCCCTCACCTTCTCAGGCCGGCTGGCTGACACCTTGGGCCGCAAGCCCATGATGATTGCCGGACTGATTGTTGCCGGGGCCGCCACCGCTGCCATCGGTTTTACGTCCGGGCTGGGCTGGTTCCTTGCCGCATCCGCCCTGGCGGGGGCCGGTTCCGGTCTTTTCGGCCCTGCCCAGCAGGCCGCCGTCGCCGACGTGATCGGCAACGGCCGCTCCGGCGGGAAAGTCCTGGCCGCCTACCAGATGACGTCCGACGTCGGCGCGATCGTTGGGCCCGTGCTGGCAGGTGTGCTGGCCGACCGGCTGGGCTACGGCTGGGCTTTCGGAGTCACCGGCGGCATCATGCTCGTGACCGCCGCGGGCTGGGCCGCCACCCGTGAGACCCTGCGCACGGCCCGGCCCTGA
- the ftsY gene encoding signal recognition particle-docking protein FtsY, with the protein MNDILPIILSILAALVVIGGLIPVLMKTRKNITRYPGTRDANDPVLPRGGSTAVEDRPGAVADRTAPDAVDVEGLETAEVPDNAAGLEVIPVETPLPVAGRLVRLRQRLVRSNNIMGKGLLALLSSDKIDENVWDEVEETLLLADLGTEPTMQLVDALRERVKVLGTRTPEQVKELLREELIKLVDPTMDRSLNVQRHADKPAVMMVVGVNGVGKTTTVGKLARVLVAEDKDVLLGAADTFRAAAAEQLATWGQRVGVPTVKSDIDGADPASVAYEAVKAGIDQEVDVVMIDTAGRLQNKVGLMDELGKVKRVIEKLADVDEVLLVLDATTGQNGLNQARVFSEVVNITGIVLTKLDGTAKGGIVVAIQKTLGVPVKLIGLGEGADDLAPFDAEAFVDALLN; encoded by the coding sequence GTGAATGACATCCTTCCCATAATTCTGTCCATTCTTGCTGCCCTGGTGGTTATCGGCGGGCTGATTCCGGTTCTCATGAAGACCCGGAAGAACATCACCCGGTACCCTGGCACACGCGATGCCAATGACCCCGTGCTGCCGCGGGGCGGAAGCACTGCCGTGGAGGACAGGCCCGGCGCGGTTGCGGACCGTACAGCCCCGGACGCGGTGGACGTGGAGGGGCTGGAAACCGCCGAGGTCCCGGACAACGCCGCGGGGCTGGAGGTCATTCCGGTTGAGACTCCGCTTCCCGTGGCGGGCCGGCTGGTCCGCCTGCGCCAGCGTCTGGTCCGCTCCAACAACATCATGGGCAAGGGACTCCTGGCGCTGCTCTCAAGCGACAAGATCGACGAGAACGTGTGGGACGAAGTGGAGGAGACCCTCCTTCTGGCGGACCTGGGCACCGAACCCACCATGCAGCTCGTGGACGCACTCCGCGAGCGGGTCAAGGTCCTGGGCACCCGCACCCCCGAGCAGGTCAAAGAGCTGCTCCGCGAAGAGCTCATCAAGCTCGTGGACCCCACCATGGACCGCTCCCTCAACGTCCAGCGCCACGCCGACAAGCCGGCCGTCATGATGGTGGTGGGCGTCAACGGCGTGGGAAAGACCACCACCGTGGGCAAGCTCGCCCGCGTCCTGGTTGCCGAGGACAAGGATGTCCTCCTCGGAGCTGCGGACACCTTCCGTGCAGCGGCCGCCGAACAGCTGGCCACCTGGGGCCAGCGGGTTGGCGTGCCCACCGTGAAGTCGGACATCGACGGCGCCGATCCTGCCTCCGTTGCCTATGAAGCAGTCAAGGCCGGCATCGACCAGGAAGTGGACGTGGTCATGATCGACACTGCCGGCAGGCTGCAGAACAAAGTGGGCCTCATGGACGAACTGGGCAAGGTCAAGCGCGTCATTGAGAAACTGGCCGACGTGGACGAGGTCCTCCTGGTGCTGGATGCCACCACCGGCCAGAACGGCCTGAACCAGGCCCGCGTCTTCTCGGAGGTCGTGAACATCACGGGCATAGTCCTGACCAAGCTGGACGGAACCGCCAAGGGCGGCATCGTCGTCGCCATCCAAAAGACCCTTGGAGTCCCGGTCAAGCTGATTGGCCTGGGCGAGGGTGCGGACGACCTCGCCCCCTTCGATGCAGAGGCCTTTGTAGACGCGCTGCTGAACTAG
- the ffh gene encoding signal recognition particle protein, whose translation MFNSLSDRLTATFKNLRGKGRLSEADVDATVREIRRALLDADVAVPVVREFTGRVRERALGSEVSGALNPSQQIVKIVNEELVEILGGETRRIRLAKNGPTIIMLAGLQGAGKTTLAGKLSKWLKAQGHSPILVACDLQRPNAVTQLQVVGQRAKVPVFAPHPGATSSELEHPAGDPVAVARAGVEEARQKLHDVVIVDTAGRLGVDADMMEQARQIRRAIVPNEVLFVIDSMIGQDAVNTALAFDEGVNFTGIVLSKLDGDARGGAALSVASVTGKPVMFASTGEGLDDFELFHPDRMASRILDMGDVLTLIEQAEKSWDKDEAARMAKKFADQEDFTLEDFLAQMQQIRNMGSMKKMLMMMPGAQNIRQQLEQFDEREIDRVEAIVRSMTPHERLAPKIINGSRRARIARGSGVHVSEVNGLLERFAQAQKMMKKMAQGGMPGMPGMPGMPGAGGGARKNAKNAPKKKAKSGNPAKAAQERKDAEARRANAAKALPTGAAFGQQPGDFDPSQLNLPKGFDKFLGK comes from the coding sequence GTGTTCAATTCACTCTCTGACCGGTTGACAGCAACCTTCAAGAATCTGCGGGGCAAAGGCAGGCTCTCCGAGGCCGACGTCGATGCCACAGTCCGCGAGATCCGCCGTGCCCTCCTGGACGCCGACGTTGCCGTTCCAGTTGTCCGTGAATTCACCGGCCGGGTGCGGGAACGCGCACTGGGTTCCGAGGTGTCCGGTGCGCTGAACCCGAGCCAGCAGATCGTTAAGATCGTCAACGAGGAACTGGTGGAGATCCTCGGCGGTGAAACCCGCCGGATCCGCCTGGCCAAGAACGGCCCCACCATCATCATGCTGGCCGGGCTCCAGGGTGCCGGTAAGACCACCCTCGCCGGCAAGCTGTCCAAGTGGCTGAAGGCCCAGGGCCACAGCCCCATTCTGGTGGCGTGCGACCTGCAGCGCCCCAACGCGGTCACCCAGCTCCAGGTGGTGGGCCAGCGCGCCAAGGTGCCGGTGTTCGCGCCGCACCCGGGAGCCACGTCCTCCGAACTCGAGCACCCGGCCGGCGACCCCGTGGCCGTTGCCCGCGCCGGTGTGGAGGAAGCCCGCCAGAAGCTCCACGACGTCGTCATCGTGGATACCGCCGGCCGCCTCGGTGTCGACGCCGACATGATGGAGCAGGCGCGCCAGATCCGCCGCGCCATTGTGCCCAACGAAGTCCTCTTCGTCATCGACTCCATGATCGGCCAGGACGCCGTGAACACGGCGCTCGCCTTCGATGAGGGCGTCAACTTCACGGGCATCGTGCTGTCCAAGCTCGACGGCGACGCCCGCGGCGGTGCCGCGCTCTCGGTGGCGTCCGTCACCGGCAAGCCCGTCATGTTCGCCTCCACAGGCGAAGGCCTGGATGACTTCGAGCTGTTCCACCCGGACCGGATGGCCTCGCGCATCCTGGACATGGGTGACGTCCTGACGCTGATTGAGCAGGCGGAGAAATCCTGGGACAAGGACGAAGCCGCACGGATGGCGAAGAAGTTCGCCGACCAGGAAGACTTCACCCTCGAGGACTTCCTGGCCCAGATGCAGCAGATCCGCAACATGGGCTCGATGAAGAAAATGCTCATGATGATGCCGGGGGCGCAGAACATCCGCCAGCAGCTGGAGCAGTTCGACGAACGCGAGATTGACCGCGTCGAGGCCATCGTCCGGTCCATGACCCCGCATGAGCGCCTTGCGCCCAAGATCATCAACGGCTCCCGCCGCGCCCGTATTGCCCGCGGTTCCGGTGTCCACGTCTCCGAGGTCAACGGCCTCCTGGAGCGCTTCGCCCAGGCCCAGAAGATGATGAAGAAGATGGCCCAGGGCGGAATGCCTGGCATGCCCGGGATGCCAGGCATGCCGGGTGCCGGCGGCGGGGCGCGGAAAAACGCAAAGAACGCACCCAAGAAGAAGGCGAAGTCCGGCAACCCGGCCAAGGCTGCCCAGGAGCGGAAGGACGCCGAGGCCCGCCGGGCCAACGCGGCCAAGGCTCTGCCGACAGGCGCAGCGTTCGGCCAGCAGCCGGGCGACTTCGATCCGTCCCAGCTGAACCTGCCCAAGGGCTTCGACAAGTTCCTGGGCAAGTAG
- the smc gene encoding chromosome segregation protein SMC, producing MHLKSLTVRGFKSFASATTFNFEPGVTAVVGPNGSGKSNVVDALAWVMGEQGAKTLRGGKMEDVIFAGTSGRPPLGRAHVSLTIDNTDGALPIEYAEVTISRTLFRTGGSEYAINGAGCRLLDIQELLSDSGLGREMHVIVGQGQLDRVLHATPEDRRGFIEEAAGILKHRRRKERTVRKLEAMQANLQRLTDLTGEIRRQLTPLGKQAEVARRAQRVQFDVRDARARLLADDLVQLQLALEQDVADEAALKERRALAGGQLEAGRRQQAELEQLAAEATPQLNAARDAWYRLSAARERLRSLGSLAQERSRLLGSVEAPPSGRDPEQLERQAAKVREELAELERSILDRRSALDTASAAKAEAERAALEEDKRLTAELRAAADRREGLARLAGQVAAARSRVESAQAELGRLRESLAAGTERRARAQAEFTALENQVAGVEEGEESLDADYEAANEALDTVVQEIAALKSAVSEGVRQRDALAARRDALKLGLERKDGARHALHAGLDGIVGTLAAGLTVEAGFETAIAAALGEASEAIVVRDAETATAVLQLLKDDDAGRASLLLGSAGAAAGPAAGTGMSLPPGARWAADLTTCDASCAGLVADLLASTAVVPDIHAASALVAGHPGLTAVTTGGDVFTAVSVIGGSAKAPSLLEVQAAVDDAESRLAAVTAALERNRFALAAAEAKRAEAQDRADAALERLHESDAKLAAVAERLGHLNSVLRSAVGESDRLASSLARAEENVAAEEEALAAVAARLAAAQEAPAEQEPSTEHRDALAQAAARARAAEVEARLALRSAEEQLSATRNRVASLERAAATERRAREEAAERARVRRIQARRAAAVSAAVDVALRHVDVSVDLARYERDLAEDNREQRDQALGEIRTANELLARELADLTDNVHRDELARARQRAQIDALETRSIDELGITPDALAAEYGPDVPVPVPAEESGDKWAALRAPVDGAGAEIVEEKPYVREEQEKRLRKAERDLASLGRVNPLALEEFAALEERHQFLSTQLEDLKASRKDLLAIIKEVDDRVQRVFTEAFEDTQAQFVRVFARLFPGGEGRLVLTDPADMLTTGIEVEARPAGKKIKRLSLLSGGERSLTAVALLVAIFKARPSPFYVMDEVEAALDDTNLGRLITVFEELRESSQLIVITHQKRTMEVADALYGVTMRGDGVSTVISQRLGADV from the coding sequence TTGCACCTCAAAAGCCTGACCGTCCGGGGGTTCAAGTCGTTCGCGTCCGCCACCACCTTCAATTTCGAGCCGGGGGTCACTGCGGTGGTTGGCCCCAACGGATCCGGGAAGTCCAACGTGGTGGACGCCCTGGCCTGGGTCATGGGCGAACAAGGTGCCAAAACCCTCCGCGGCGGGAAGATGGAGGACGTCATTTTCGCCGGGACGTCAGGCCGGCCGCCCCTTGGCCGGGCCCACGTCTCCCTGACCATAGACAACACTGACGGCGCCCTTCCCATCGAGTACGCCGAAGTGACCATTTCGCGGACGCTTTTCCGTACGGGTGGATCGGAATACGCCATCAACGGCGCAGGCTGCCGCCTGCTGGACATCCAGGAACTTCTTTCCGATTCCGGCCTGGGCCGCGAGATGCACGTCATCGTGGGCCAAGGCCAGCTGGACCGCGTCCTCCATGCCACGCCGGAGGACCGGCGCGGCTTCATCGAGGAAGCCGCCGGAATCCTGAAGCACCGCCGCCGCAAGGAACGGACCGTGCGCAAACTGGAGGCCATGCAGGCCAACCTTCAGCGCCTCACCGACCTCACCGGAGAAATCCGGCGCCAGCTCACACCGCTGGGGAAACAGGCGGAAGTGGCGCGCCGGGCGCAGCGGGTCCAGTTCGATGTCCGCGACGCCCGCGCCCGCCTGCTGGCCGACGATCTCGTCCAGCTCCAGCTGGCACTCGAACAGGACGTGGCGGACGAAGCAGCCCTGAAAGAACGGCGGGCCCTCGCCGGCGGGCAGCTTGAGGCCGGCCGCCGCCAGCAAGCCGAGCTGGAGCAACTCGCAGCTGAAGCGACTCCCCAGCTGAATGCCGCACGGGACGCCTGGTACCGTCTGTCCGCTGCCAGGGAGCGGCTGCGTTCACTGGGCTCCCTGGCACAGGAACGAAGCCGCCTCCTCGGCTCCGTGGAGGCACCGCCGTCGGGCCGGGATCCGGAACAACTGGAACGCCAGGCAGCCAAGGTCCGTGAGGAGCTGGCTGAGCTCGAGCGGAGCATCCTTGACCGGCGCAGCGCCCTGGACACAGCAAGCGCCGCAAAGGCCGAGGCCGAGCGTGCCGCGCTCGAAGAGGACAAACGGCTCACAGCAGAGCTGAGGGCCGCGGCTGACCGGCGCGAAGGCCTGGCCCGGCTGGCCGGCCAGGTTGCGGCGGCGAGGTCCCGCGTTGAGTCCGCCCAGGCGGAACTGGGCAGGCTCCGGGAATCCCTTGCGGCAGGAACCGAACGCCGGGCGCGTGCGCAGGCCGAATTCACGGCCCTGGAAAACCAAGTGGCCGGTGTGGAGGAGGGAGAGGAATCCCTTGACGCCGATTACGAAGCCGCCAATGAGGCCCTCGACACCGTGGTCCAGGAAATCGCCGCCCTGAAATCAGCCGTCAGTGAGGGGGTCCGGCAGCGCGACGCCCTGGCGGCGCGCCGTGACGCGTTGAAGCTGGGCCTGGAACGGAAGGACGGGGCAAGGCACGCGCTGCACGCGGGCCTCGATGGAATCGTCGGAACCCTCGCGGCCGGACTTACGGTGGAAGCCGGGTTCGAGACTGCGATCGCCGCGGCATTGGGGGAGGCCTCGGAGGCAATCGTGGTCCGGGACGCGGAGACGGCAACGGCGGTGCTCCAGCTCCTCAAGGATGACGACGCCGGGCGGGCGTCACTGCTCCTCGGATCGGCAGGGGCTGCGGCTGGACCCGCAGCCGGCACAGGCATGTCCCTTCCCCCGGGCGCGCGCTGGGCCGCGGACCTCACCACCTGCGACGCGTCCTGCGCCGGCCTGGTTGCCGACCTGCTGGCCAGTACCGCAGTTGTCCCGGACATCCACGCAGCGTCCGCCCTGGTGGCGGGACATCCCGGGCTGACTGCCGTCACCACCGGGGGAGACGTCTTCACTGCAGTGTCGGTCATCGGCGGTTCGGCCAAGGCACCGTCGCTTCTCGAGGTGCAGGCGGCAGTGGACGACGCCGAGAGCCGGCTTGCGGCGGTCACGGCAGCCCTGGAGCGGAACAGGTTCGCCCTCGCGGCCGCCGAGGCAAAGCGCGCGGAGGCGCAGGATCGGGCCGACGCCGCCCTGGAAAGGCTGCACGAATCCGACGCGAAGCTGGCAGCCGTGGCTGAACGCCTCGGCCACCTGAACTCCGTGCTCCGCAGCGCCGTCGGCGAAAGCGACCGCCTGGCGTCATCGCTGGCCAGGGCGGAGGAGAACGTGGCGGCAGAGGAGGAAGCGCTCGCAGCTGTGGCCGCACGCCTGGCGGCGGCACAGGAAGCGCCCGCGGAGCAGGAGCCGTCAACTGAACACCGCGACGCCCTGGCCCAGGCGGCGGCCCGCGCGCGCGCTGCAGAGGTTGAGGCTCGGCTGGCGCTTCGCAGCGCCGAAGAGCAGCTCTCAGCCACCAGGAACCGCGTGGCCTCACTGGAGCGGGCCGCCGCCACTGAGCGCCGGGCCCGGGAGGAAGCCGCGGAGCGCGCCCGTGTCCGCCGCATCCAGGCGCGGCGCGCAGCCGCCGTGTCCGCCGCCGTCGACGTGGCGCTCCGCCACGTTGACGTGTCCGTGGACCTGGCACGGTATGAACGTGACCTTGCCGAAGACAACCGTGAGCAGCGGGACCAGGCCCTTGGGGAGATCCGGACCGCCAATGAACTCCTGGCGAGGGAACTGGCCGACCTCACGGACAACGTCCACCGCGACGAACTCGCCCGGGCCCGGCAAAGGGCGCAAATCGACGCACTGGAAACCCGCTCCATCGACGAACTGGGCATTACCCCGGACGCCCTGGCAGCCGAGTACGGACCGGACGTTCCCGTTCCGGTTCCGGCCGAAGAAAGCGGCGACAAATGGGCTGCCCTTCGTGCTCCGGTGGACGGCGCCGGGGCGGAAATCGTCGAGGAAAAGCCTTACGTCCGCGAAGAACAGGAGAAGCGCCTGCGGAAGGCTGAACGAGACCTCGCCAGCCTGGGCCGGGTGAACCCCCTGGCACTGGAGGAATTCGCCGCACTTGAGGAGCGCCACCAGTTCCTGAGCACCCAACTCGAGGACCTGAAGGCCAGCCGGAAGGACCTGCTGGCCATCATCAAGGAGGTGGATGACCGCGTCCAGCGCGTCTTCACCGAGGCCTTCGAAGACACCCAGGCCCAGTTCGTCAGGGTCTTTGCCCGGCTCTTCCCGGGCGGCGAGGGGCGGCTGGTGCTCACAGACCCCGCCGACATGCTCACCACCGGTATCGAGGTGGAGGCCCGTCCCGCCGGGAAGAAGATCAAGCGGCTCTCGCTCCTGTCCGGCGGGGAACGCTCGCTCACCGCGGTGGCGCTGCTGGTGGCAATCTTCAAGGCACGGCCCTCGCCCTTCTACGTCATGGACGAGGTGGAAGCTGCCCTGGACGACACCAACCTGGGCCGGCTCATCACCGTCTTCGAGGAACTCCGGGAATCCAGCCAGCTCATCGTCATCACCCACCAGAAGCGGACCATGGAAGTGGCGGACGCGCTCTACGGCGTCACGATGCGGGGCGACGGCGTCTCGACGGTGATCAGCCAGCGGCTCGGAGCCGACGTATGA
- a CDS encoding ammonium transporter, with protein MELTAGHVWIMVSAALVLFMTPGLAFFYGGMTRAKAALNMMMMSFISIGMVGVVWVLWGASMSSGEGFLQIVGNPFATFGLEGIDTPDGLIKVGYAATFAIITVALISGAIADRAKFGAWSVFVPVWVTLVYCPLAFMVWGGGLFGPEGAVGQALGPAIDFAGGTVVHINAGVAALVLVLIIGNRKGFGKDPNHRPHNIPFVMLGAAILWFGWFGFNGGAATTAEQGGLIWVNTLAAPAAAMLGWLVTERIRDGHPTSLGAASGVVAGLVAITPACANVSPVGALGLGIVAGVASALAVGLKFRWGFDDSLDVVGVHLVSGIIGTVALGFIALPADGVGGGLFYGGGMTQMWAQLAAAGIAIAYSAILTAIIALAIHKTMGFRVSQEQETVGVDLSLHAETAYEFGVGGHGGSFQPLHDMITGKTQPDAAQTSGAAKTESATGKESVGA; from the coding sequence ATGGAACTTACCGCAGGTCACGTATGGATCATGGTGTCGGCGGCGCTTGTGCTGTTCATGACACCCGGTCTGGCATTTTTCTACGGCGGCATGACCCGGGCCAAGGCCGCGCTGAACATGATGATGATGAGCTTCATCTCCATCGGCATGGTTGGCGTTGTCTGGGTCCTCTGGGGCGCCTCCATGAGCTCCGGCGAGGGTTTCCTTCAGATCGTGGGCAACCCGTTTGCCACGTTCGGCCTTGAGGGCATCGACACCCCGGACGGACTGATCAAGGTCGGCTACGCTGCCACCTTCGCTATCATCACCGTCGCTCTCATCAGCGGCGCCATTGCTGACCGCGCCAAGTTCGGCGCCTGGTCTGTCTTCGTGCCCGTCTGGGTCACGCTTGTCTACTGCCCGCTGGCCTTCATGGTGTGGGGCGGCGGACTGTTCGGTCCTGAAGGTGCAGTGGGCCAGGCCCTCGGCCCGGCCATCGACTTCGCCGGCGGCACCGTGGTCCACATCAACGCTGGTGTTGCAGCGCTGGTCCTGGTCCTCATCATCGGCAACCGCAAGGGCTTCGGCAAGGACCCGAACCACCGCCCGCACAACATCCCGTTCGTCATGCTCGGCGCAGCCATCCTCTGGTTCGGCTGGTTCGGCTTCAATGGCGGTGCCGCCACCACCGCCGAGCAGGGCGGCCTCATCTGGGTGAACACCCTTGCCGCCCCGGCTGCCGCGATGCTCGGCTGGCTGGTCACCGAGCGTATCCGCGACGGCCACCCCACTTCCCTGGGTGCCGCCTCCGGTGTTGTTGCCGGCCTCGTCGCCATCACCCCGGCCTGCGCCAACGTGAGCCCTGTCGGCGCCCTCGGCCTCGGCATCGTGGCTGGTGTGGCTTCGGCCCTCGCCGTGGGACTGAAGTTCCGCTGGGGCTTCGATGACTCACTTGACGTCGTCGGCGTCCACCTTGTCTCGGGCATCATCGGCACCGTGGCCCTGGGCTTCATCGCACTGCCCGCCGATGGCGTTGGCGGCGGCCTCTTCTACGGCGGCGGCATGACCCAGATGTGGGCGCAGCTCGCAGCGGCCGGCATCGCCATCGCCTACTCCGCCATCCTGACGGCGATCATCGCCCTGGCCATCCACAAGACCATGGGCTTCCGTGTCTCGCAGGAACAGGAAACCGTGGGCGTGGACCTCAGCCTGCACGCCGAGACCGCCTACGAGTTCGGCGTCGGGGGACACGGCGGAAGCTTCCAGCCCCTGCACGACATGATCACCGGCAAGACCCAACCGGACGCGGCACAGACTTCAGGAGCCGCGAAGACCGAATCAGCAACAGGTAAGGAAAGCGTGGGGGCATGA